One window of the Caldilineales bacterium genome contains the following:
- a CDS encoding glycosyltransferase family 4 protein gives MQLGLDITALATPLSGVGVYTANLWEQLGRNPADAIIPLTHQQPGTGQRRWMNKTVWMQAILPWQLRRLHLDACHFTNNVAPVWGPCPTILTIHDMTLWLFPYYHYRKRLLAMRPILPLAARRAAAVITVSQSARADIIRLLGLPADKVHAIHEAPAPIFRPLSPGPALAAVRRRYQLPDHFLLYVGTIEPRKNLVRLLEAFARLSPSFPHHLLLVGQRGWKDDEVFAAVERLNLAARVRFLGFVPADDLAALYNLAAAMVFPSLYEGFGLPVVEAMACGTPVIASNRGALAEVAGRAAEMVDPTDIASITAGLEQVLSNPDRRAELRALGLARAAGFRWETTAAQTRAVYQQVIG, from the coding sequence ATGCAACTCGGACTCGACATCACCGCCCTGGCCACGCCCCTGAGCGGAGTGGGCGTCTACACCGCCAACCTGTGGGAGCAGCTTGGCCGCAACCCGGCCGACGCCATCATCCCGCTCACGCACCAGCAGCCGGGAACAGGTCAGCGCCGATGGATGAACAAAACTGTATGGATGCAGGCCATCCTGCCCTGGCAACTGCGCCGCCTGCACTTGGACGCCTGCCACTTCACCAACAACGTTGCCCCGGTCTGGGGGCCATGTCCCACCATCCTCACCATCCACGACATGACCCTCTGGCTGTTCCCGTACTACCACTACCGCAAGCGCCTGCTGGCCATGCGACCCATCCTGCCGTTGGCCGCCCGTCGCGCCGCCGCCGTCATCACCGTCTCGCAAAGCGCCCGCGCCGACATCATCCGGCTGCTGGGCCTGCCCGCCGACAAGGTTCACGCCATCCACGAGGCCCCTGCGCCCATCTTTCGCCCACTCTCGCCCGGCCCCGCCCTGGCAGCCGTGCGCCGGCGCTACCAGCTCCCCGACCACTTTTTACTCTACGTGGGCACCATCGAGCCGCGTAAAAACCTGGTGCGCCTGCTCGAAGCCTTCGCCCGGCTGTCGCCATCCTTCCCCCACCACCTGCTGCTGGTCGGGCAGCGCGGCTGGAAAGATGACGAAGTTTTCGCCGCTGTCGAGCGGCTGAACCTGGCCGCTCGCGTCCGCTTCCTCGGCTTCGTCCCCGCTGACGACCTGGCGGCGCTCTACAACCTGGCCGCAGCGATGGTCTTCCCCTCGCTCTACGAAGGCTTCGGCTTGCCCGTCGTCGAGGCCATGGCCTGTGGCACACCCGTGATCGCCAGCAACCGCGGCGCCCTGGCCGAGGTCGCCGGTAGGGCAGCCGAGATGGTAGACCCGACCGACATCGCCAGCATCACCGCCGGGCTGGAGCAGGTGCTTTCCAACCCCGACCGCCGGGCCGAACTGCGGGCGCTGGGCCTGGCTCGCGCCGCCGGCTTCCGCTGGGAGACCACCGCCGCCCAAACCCGCGCCGTCTATCAGCAGGTGATCGGGTAG
- a CDS encoding dihydroorotate dehydrogenase, protein MPPTPFLHLQLPSPLVLASGIWGTSAALLGRAARAGCGAVTTKSAGPEPRRGHVNPTCIDWGGGLLNAIGLPNPGAEHELDILRQAKAELAPLGSALIASFFADTVENFGRVAATLAQAAPDLLEANISCPNVHSDYGEPFAASAASAAAVTASVKAAVPSIPLIVKLAPDVPAIARIAAAVVEAGADAICAINTMPGMIIDIESGQPVLRNRRGGVSGPALLPIALRCVYEIHQAAPATPIIGVGGVTSGQDAIAMIMAGATLVGVGSAIHYRGPEAITLIGAEMDAWLSEHGHDAAARIHALAHREPEYDLEPTPAPIPS, encoded by the coding sequence ATGCCCCCCACCCCCTTCCTCCATCTCCAACTTCCCAGCCCGCTGGTGCTGGCCTCCGGCATCTGGGGGACGTCGGCGGCCTTGCTGGGCCGGGCGGCGCGGGCCGGGTGCGGCGCCGTCACCACCAAGAGCGCCGGGCCAGAGCCGCGGCGCGGGCATGTCAACCCCACCTGCATCGATTGGGGCGGCGGCCTGCTCAACGCCATCGGCCTGCCCAACCCCGGCGCCGAGCACGAACTGGACATCCTCCGCCAGGCCAAAGCCGAACTCGCCCCCCTGGGCAGCGCCCTCATCGCCAGCTTCTTCGCCGATACGGTCGAGAATTTCGGGCGCGTGGCCGCCACCCTGGCCCAGGCCGCGCCCGACCTGCTGGAGGCCAACATCTCCTGCCCCAACGTCCATTCCGACTACGGCGAACCCTTCGCCGCCAGCGCCGCCAGCGCCGCCGCCGTGACGGCCAGCGTCAAAGCCGCCGTCCCCAGCATCCCCCTCATCGTCAAGCTGGCGCCCGATGTGCCCGCCATCGCCCGCATCGCCGCCGCCGTGGTCGAGGCCGGAGCCGACGCCATCTGCGCCATCAACACCATGCCGGGGATGATCATCGACATCGAAAGCGGCCAGCCGGTGTTGCGAAACCGGCGGGGGGGCGTCTCTGGCCCGGCCCTGTTGCCCATCGCCCTGCGCTGCGTCTACGAAATCCACCAGGCCGCGCCCGCCACCCCCATCATCGGCGTCGGCGGCGTCACCTCCGGCCAGGACGCCATCGCCATGATCATGGCCGGGGCCACCCTGGTCGGCGTCGGCAGCGCCATCCATTACCGCGGGCCAGAGGCCATCACCCTCATCGGCGCGGAGATGGACGCCTGGCTGAGCGAGCACGGCCACGATGCTGCCGCCCGTATCCATGCCCTGGCCCACCGTGAACCAGAGTACGACCTGGAACCCACCCCCGCCCCCATCCCCTCGTGA